Proteins found in one Vagococcus carniphilus genomic segment:
- a CDS encoding class I SAM-dependent DNA methyltransferase, with the protein MASYETFAKIYDEVMDENLYLDWLDFTCRHVRKDQQQVLELACGTGILSVELANLGFNVCGLDLSEDMIELAKKRVDEADEKLAFKTGDMLQLEDKNSFDVVTCYSDSICYMPDEQAVGQVFKGVYDALKEKGTFIFDVHSIHQIEEEFSEYSYHYQTDDFAFLWESYPGEHEFSVEHFLTFFVSDKQGKFERFDELHEERTYEISQYEALLKQAGFNSVKVYADFEDVEPNDASKRWFFVCHK; encoded by the coding sequence ATGGCAAGTTATGAAACATTTGCTAAAATCTACGATGAGGTCATGGATGAAAATCTTTATTTAGATTGGTTAGATTTTACTTGTCGCCATGTAAGGAAAGATCAGCAACAAGTATTAGAACTGGCTTGTGGGACAGGTATTTTATCTGTCGAGCTTGCAAACTTAGGTTTTAATGTTTGTGGTTTAGATTTATCAGAAGATATGATTGAACTTGCTAAAAAACGAGTTGATGAAGCGGATGAAAAACTAGCTTTTAAAACAGGAGACATGCTTCAATTAGAAGATAAAAACAGTTTTGATGTAGTAACTTGTTATTCGGATTCAATCTGTTATATGCCAGATGAACAAGCTGTAGGTCAAGTTTTTAAAGGTGTGTATGACGCATTGAAAGAAAAGGGAACATTTATCTTTGATGTTCATTCAATTCATCAAATTGAAGAAGAATTTTCGGAATATAGCTATCATTATCAGACGGATGATTTTGCTTTTTTATGGGAAAGTTACCCGGGAGAGCATGAGTTTAGTGTTGAACATTTTCTAACTTTCTTTGTTTCTGATAAACAGGGTAAGTTTGAACGGTTTGATGAGCTTCATGAGGAAAGAACCTACGAAATTAGTCAGTATGAAGCTTTGCTTAAGCAAGCTGGTTTTAACTCAGTAAAAGTTTATGCTGATTTTGAAGATGTTGAACCAAATGATGCGTCTAAGAGATGGTTCTTTGTTTGTCACAAATAA
- the rsfS gene encoding ribosome silencing factor: MEGIVINSDNILELVVKAADSKRAEDMVALNVKEVSLLADYFVVCHGNSDKQVLAIANEVISEAQKNQVEVKRVEGKESARWILIDLGDVVVHVFHSDEREFYNLEKLWSDAPLVNLTSMVD, encoded by the coding sequence ATGGAGGGAATTGTTATTAATAGTGATAATATTTTAGAATTAGTAGTGAAAGCTGCTGATTCAAAACGTGCAGAAGATATGGTGGCATTAAACGTTAAAGAAGTTTCTTTATTAGCAGATTATTTTGTTGTGTGCCATGGTAACAGTGATAAACAAGTTTTAGCTATCGCCAATGAAGTTATAAGTGAAGCTCAAAAAAATCAAGTGGAAGTTAAACGTGTTGAAGGAAAAGAATCAGCTCGCTGGATTTTAATTGATTTAGGAGATGTAGTAGTTCATGTGTTCCATAGTGATGAACGTGAATTCTACAATCTAGAAAAATTATGGTCAGATGCACCCCTTGTTAATTTAACAAGCATGGTAGATTAA
- a CDS encoding nucleotidyltransferase, with amino-acid sequence MRSCGVIVEYNPFHNGHKYHLEQAKKVSNAECLVAVMSGNFLQRGEPAVLDKWTRANEALQNGADLVIELPFSFAVQASDYFTRGGVKLLQSLGVDSLCFGTDIQSKLDYEAFGKFHHDNKERIDELFQTKKNNGQSYPQQMTEVYREIYPEMTLDFSSPNHILGMGYAKENACYKNPMTLFPIKRVGSQYHDENVTDISFASATAVRKKVFLNDFSELSSVLPDETLMDLKSLELVNWEKLWPFLKYQLITQSIEELKLIYQMVEGLEYRLKDAAKSSSRFDDFMMKVKSKRYTWTRIQRLCLYVLLQIKEKEITSVWNESFIRVLGFNSKGRQFLKEKKDKSTLPIITNINKKNEKLLSLDIKAGMIYSLVQNNKKEQDYYQSPIYLKEEKE; translated from the coding sequence ATGCGTAGTTGTGGTGTTATCGTTGAGTATAATCCATTTCACAATGGACATAAATATCATTTAGAACAGGCAAAGAAGGTTTCTAATGCAGAGTGTCTTGTAGCAGTCATGAGTGGAAATTTTTTGCAACGTGGCGAACCAGCTGTTTTAGATAAATGGACAAGGGCTAATGAAGCACTTCAAAATGGTGCTGATTTAGTTATTGAGCTACCTTTCTCGTTTGCTGTACAGGCATCGGATTATTTCACTCGAGGTGGTGTAAAATTACTACAAAGTCTAGGCGTAGATAGTCTTTGTTTTGGAACAGATATTCAGTCAAAACTAGATTACGAAGCTTTTGGTAAATTTCATCATGATAATAAAGAGAGAATAGATGAGTTATTTCAAACTAAAAAAAATAATGGTCAAAGCTATCCGCAACAAATGACTGAGGTTTATCGTGAAATTTATCCTGAAATGACATTGGATTTTTCCTCACCTAATCACATTTTAGGGATGGGGTATGCTAAAGAAAATGCTTGTTATAAAAATCCAATGACACTGTTTCCAATTAAAAGAGTAGGAAGCCAGTATCATGATGAGAATGTAACAGATATTTCCTTTGCAAGTGCTACAGCTGTTCGAAAAAAAGTGTTCCTTAATGATTTTTCAGAGCTAAGTAGTGTTCTTCCAGATGAAACTTTAATGGATTTAAAGAGTTTAGAGTTAGTCAATTGGGAGAAGTTATGGCCATTTTTAAAATATCAATTGATAACACAGTCAATTGAAGAATTGAAATTAATTTATCAAATGGTAGAGGGGCTTGAGTATCGTTTAAAAGATGCTGCAAAAAGTTCTTCTCGTTTTGATGACTTTATGATGAAAGTAAAAAGCAAACGCTATACGTGGACGAGAATTCAAAGATTGTGTCTTTATGTGTTACTTCAAATAAAAGAAAAAGAAATAACAAGTGTCTGGAATGAGTCATTTATACGCGTGTTAGGTTTTAATTCAAAAGGTCGTCAGTTTTTAAAGGAAAAAAAAGATAAATCGACTCTTCCTATCATAACAAATATTAATAAAAAGAATGAAAAATTATTATCTCTTGATATTAAAGCAGGAATGATTTATTCTTTAGTTCAAAACAATAAAAAAGAACAAGATTACTATCAATCACCAATTTATTTAAAGGAGGAAAAAGAATGA
- a CDS encoding DsrE family protein produces MKVVFHINELEKWETVLGNVNNLLISGKGEIKSIEVVANGNAIKAFVETKYLIPMHELVEKGVLFSSCQNAMNAQKIEKEALHPFIQVVPAGVLRLVELQTADYAYIKP; encoded by the coding sequence ATGAAAGTTGTATTTCATATCAATGAGTTAGAAAAGTGGGAGACTGTGCTAGGTAATGTTAATAATCTTTTAATTTCAGGAAAAGGTGAAATTAAAAGTATTGAGGTTGTTGCAAACGGTAATGCTATTAAAGCATTTGTTGAGACAAAGTATCTCATTCCAATGCATGAACTAGTTGAAAAAGGTGTTCTATTTAGTAGTTGTCAAAATGCGATGAATGCTCAAAAAATTGAGAAAGAAGCATTGCACCCTTTTATTCAAGTTGTTCCAGCTGGTGTCTTACGTTTAGTTGAGTT